From Rhodothermales bacterium, one genomic window encodes:
- the rpsN gene encoding 30S ribosomal protein S14, with product MAKKSWIARETKRRKMVAKYAERRRKLKAAGDYEGLQRLPRNASPVRLNNRCAMTGRSRGYLRKFGVSRIVFREMALAGKIPGVKKASW from the coding sequence ATGGCTAAGAAAAGCTGGATCGCCCGCGAAACGAAGCGCCGCAAGATGGTGGCGAAGTACGCCGAACGGCGTCGGAAGCTGAAGGCGGCCGGGGACTACGAAGGGTTGCAGCGGCTGCCGCGCAACGCGAGCCCCGTCCGGCTCAACAACCGCTGCGCCATGACGGGCCGCTCGCGCGGGTACCTCCGCAAGTTCGGCGTGTCGCGCATCGTGTTCCGCGAGATGGCGCTTGCCGGCAAGATCCCCGGTGTTA
- the rplE gene encoding 50S ribosomal protein L5, giving the protein MEEQYVPRLKQRYQDEVIASLTKEFGYDNVMQVPRLIKISVNKGVGEASQTKKVLDDAVEELRTITGQQPVTRRARKSISNFKLREGMPVGVSVTLRDARMWEFMDRLITLALPAVRDFRGIPDRSFDGRGNYTLGVKEQIIFPEINIDEVDSVSGLDVTFVTTADTDAEAYALLKALGMPFIRREKEEAEAA; this is encoded by the coding sequence ATGGAAGAGCAGTACGTCCCCCGCCTGAAGCAGCGCTACCAAGACGAAGTGATCGCGTCGCTGACCAAAGAGTTTGGCTACGACAACGTCATGCAGGTCCCGCGCCTGATCAAGATCTCCGTCAACAAGGGGGTCGGCGAGGCCTCGCAGACGAAGAAGGTCCTCGACGACGCCGTTGAGGAACTCCGCACGATCACGGGCCAGCAGCCCGTCACCCGCCGTGCTCGCAAGAGCATCTCGAACTTCAAGCTCCGCGAGGGCATGCCCGTCGGCGTGAGCGTGACGCTTCGGGACGCGCGGATGTGGGAGTTCATGGACCGCCTCATCACGCTCGCCCTCCCCGCCGTGCGCGACTTCCGCGGCATCCCGGACCGCTCGTTCGACGGTCGGGGCAACTACACGCTCGGCGTGAAGGAGCAGATCATCTTCCCGGAGATCAACATCGACGAAGTCGACTCGGTCAGCGGCCTCGACGTCACGTTCGTGACGACGGCCGACACGGACGCCGAAGCCTACGCGCTCCTCAAGGCACTCGGGATGCCGTTCATCCGCCGCGAGAAAGAAGAGGCGGAAGCCGCCTAA